The genome window AAAATATTTTAAGGATAAAAGCAAATTGAATGATTTTTCAATTAAATGGAAAGCATAAAAAGATAGACGTGAGTGGAAAAAACACTTTTTTCTCACCCACGTCTTTTTATTACTAGAGCTTAATATTCTCAATTGCTAACAATTTCTTTTTGCGTTCAAGGCCACCGCTATAGCCCGTTAATTTACCATTTTGTCCAAGAATACGATGACATGGGATAAACAGTAAAATTGGATTTTTACCAACAGCATTCCCTACTGCCCGTGGACTACTATTAAGTCTCTGAGCTAGTTGCCCATAAGTCACCGTTGTCCCATAAGGAATCTGTCTTAATTGTTGCCAAACTCTTTGTTGAAAGTCTGTACCGTTCAAATGGAACTGGGGATATGTTAAAGGAACATT of Limosilactobacillus reuteri subsp. reuteri contains these proteins:
- a CDS encoding methylated-DNA--[protein]-cysteine S-methyltransferase produces the protein MIARFNYFSPLGIIKIQADAIGITEVKFVDQSERDNLNPNYPAIKDAVRWLDDYFLGNVPLTYPQFHLNGTDFQQRVWQQLRQIPYGTTVTYGQLAQRLNSSPRAVGNAVGKNPILLFIPCHRILGQNGKLTGYSGGLERKKKLLAIENIKL